A region from the Catellatospora sp. TT07R-123 genome encodes:
- a CDS encoding NUDIX domain-containing protein: MNRDHLYLRLAVDLAILTVRDGVLNVLAIERAKPPFQDQAALPGGFLREGEDLVQAAWRELREETALDGETLHLEQLGIFGAPDRDPRGRVVSVAYLALAPNLPVPTAGSDASAAQWRPVADVTGCLAFDHDEILAVALERARSRLEFTTLATAFCDKEFTMGDLREVYQVVWGEPVDPRNFSRKVLNTEGFVEPSGGRRAQDTGRPAALYRRGPAARLNPPILRHGTDRSSLPTP, translated from the coding sequence ATGAACCGAGACCATCTCTACCTGCGACTCGCCGTAGACCTGGCCATCCTCACCGTGCGGGACGGCGTGCTGAACGTGCTCGCGATCGAGCGGGCCAAACCGCCGTTCCAAGACCAGGCCGCCCTGCCCGGCGGCTTCCTGCGCGAAGGAGAGGACCTGGTCCAGGCCGCCTGGCGCGAACTTCGCGAGGAGACCGCACTGGACGGCGAGACTCTGCACCTGGAGCAGTTGGGCATCTTCGGCGCCCCGGACCGCGACCCGCGCGGCCGGGTCGTCAGCGTCGCCTACCTCGCGCTGGCACCGAACCTGCCCGTGCCCACCGCCGGCTCCGACGCCAGCGCGGCCCAGTGGCGCCCCGTGGCCGACGTGACCGGGTGCCTGGCCTTCGACCACGACGAGATCCTGGCGGTCGCGCTCGAACGCGCACGTTCGCGGCTGGAGTTCACGACGCTGGCCACGGCGTTCTGCGACAAGGAATTCACCATGGGCGACCTGCGCGAGGTCTACCAGGTCGTCTGGGGTGAACCGGTGGACCCGCGCAACTTCAGCCGCAAGGTCCTCAACACCGAGGGTTTCGTGGAACCCAGCGGCGGACGCCGGGCCCAGGACACGGGCCGGCCTGCCGCCCTGTACCGGCGCGGCCCCGCCGCCCGCCTCAATCCCCCGATCCTGCGGCACGGCACGGACCGGTCGAGCCTGCCCACGCCGTAG
- a CDS encoding class I SAM-dependent methyltransferase, protein MDGWLADTRTSYDTVAQSYADFVSGALAREPYLRSMLALFAELVQTAGGGTVADVGCGPGHVTAYLHGLGLDPVGIDLSPGMIEIARREHPGLRFEVGSMTDLVLADGSVGGLLASWSLIHVPDEAVPGVFTQFRRVLRPGAPLLLGFHAGDTSRLKTEGYGGHPMHVHVYRRQPERVAELLREAGFTVQAQLRFGPTDTPSAIVIAHR, encoded by the coding sequence GTGGATGGTTGGCTGGCGGACACCCGCACCTCGTACGACACGGTCGCGCAGAGCTACGCCGACTTCGTGAGCGGGGCGCTGGCGCGGGAGCCGTACCTGCGGTCGATGCTGGCGCTGTTCGCCGAACTAGTGCAGACCGCCGGGGGCGGGACGGTGGCCGACGTCGGCTGCGGGCCGGGGCACGTCACCGCGTACCTGCACGGGCTCGGGCTCGACCCGGTCGGCATCGACCTGTCGCCCGGGATGATCGAGATCGCCCGGCGCGAGCACCCCGGGCTGAGGTTCGAGGTCGGCTCGATGACGGACCTCGTGCTGGCGGACGGGTCGGTGGGCGGGCTGCTCGCGTCCTGGTCGCTGATCCACGTACCCGACGAGGCGGTGCCGGGGGTGTTCACGCAGTTCCGGCGGGTGCTGCGGCCCGGGGCGCCGCTGCTGCTGGGCTTCCACGCCGGTGACACGTCGCGGCTGAAGACCGAGGGCTACGGCGGACATCCGATGCACGTGCACGTGTACCGCCGCCAGCCGGAGCGGGTGGCGGAACTGCTGCGCGAGGCGGGGTTCACCGTGCAGGCGCAGCTGCGGTTCGGCCCCACCGACACCCCGAGCGCGATCGTGATCGCCCACCGCTGA
- a CDS encoding pentapeptide repeat-containing protein, with protein MAGASEWRNPTPPRLPRTVEPAELPAHALAANTAREGLAYVAMDMFDGPAAEYAELSGCTVARCSWSAMRLDHLTVADCALDTCDLSNAQLMDSSLSRVELAGCRITGMTVANSAVRDVTVSECRGRQSSFRFSRLRNVRFVNCVLSGADFTQCRFDDVVFEDCELDGAQFSGAKVVRARFRHCVLTGVGGVASLAGATVSETDLASLSGTLAAALGIAVEKG; from the coding sequence ATGGCTGGTGCATCGGAATGGCGAAACCCCACACCCCCGCGGCTCCCGCGCACCGTCGAGCCCGCTGAGCTGCCCGCGCACGCGCTGGCCGCGAACACGGCCCGCGAGGGCCTGGCGTACGTGGCGATGGACATGTTCGACGGTCCCGCCGCCGAGTATGCGGAGCTGTCCGGTTGCACCGTCGCGCGGTGCTCGTGGAGCGCGATGCGGCTGGATCATCTGACGGTCGCCGACTGCGCGCTGGACACCTGCGACCTGTCGAACGCGCAGTTGATGGACTCGTCGCTGTCGCGGGTCGAGCTGGCGGGCTGCCGGATCACGGGGATGACTGTGGCCAACAGCGCCGTCCGCGACGTCACGGTGTCGGAGTGCCGGGGGCGGCAGAGCTCGTTCCGTTTCTCCCGGCTGCGCAATGTACGTTTCGTCAACTGCGTCCTGAGCGGCGCGGACTTCACACAGTGCCGGTTCGACGACGTGGTGTTCGAGGACTGCGAGCTCGACGGTGCCCAGTTCTCCGGAGCCAAGGTGGTGCGGGCGCGGTTTCGCCACTGCGTGCTGACCGGGGTCGGCGGGGTCGCCAGCCTGGCCGGGGCGACCGTCTCGGAAACCGACCTGGCCAGCCTGTCCGGGACGCTCGCCGCAGCGCTCGGCATCGCCGTGGAGAAAGGCTGA
- a CDS encoding acyl carrier protein: MTNEIRQFVLDSLVEMKYDVTGIDDDTTLGPAGADLESLALAELTVRVEERYGVRFDDDEAEALAVSTVGELCAAVAARLETAAAAAD; encoded by the coding sequence ATGACCAACGAGATCCGCCAGTTCGTCCTCGACTCGCTCGTCGAGATGAAGTACGACGTCACGGGCATCGACGATGACACGACCCTCGGGCCGGCCGGCGCGGACCTGGAGTCGCTGGCCCTGGCCGAGCTCACGGTGCGAGTGGAGGAGCGCTACGGGGTGCGCTTCGACGACGACGAGGCTGAGGCGCTGGCCGTCTCGACCGTCGGCGAGCTCTGCGCCGCCGTCGCCGCGCGCCTGGAGACCGCGGCCGCCGCGGCCGACTGA